Proteins encoded together in one Lathyrus oleraceus cultivar Zhongwan6 chromosome 5, CAAS_Psat_ZW6_1.0, whole genome shotgun sequence window:
- the LOC127081319 gene encoding serine/arginine-rich splicing factor SR34A isoform X1: MSSRFSRTIYVGNLPSDVRESEIDDLFYKYGRIMEIELKVPPRPPCYCFVEFDNARDAEDAIRGRDGYNFDGCRLRVELAHGGRGPSSSDRRGYGGSGGGGGAGGGGGGAGGGRFGVSRHSEFRVIVRGLPSSASWQDLKDHMRKAGDVCFAEVSRDSEGTFGLVDYTNYDDMKYAIRKLDDTEFKNPWARSYIRVKKYESSRSRSRSRSPSRSRSPKRAKSRSLERSVSRSRSISRSRSASPIKASRPRSRSRSPSRSVSPRSPPKVLSGDV, translated from the exons ATGAGTAGTCGCTTTTCTCGCACAATCTATGTTGGGAACCTGCCCTCTGATGTAAGGGAATCAGAAATTGATGATCTATTTTACAAG TATGGCCGCATAATGGAAATTGAATTGAAAGTTCCTCCTCGCCCTCCATGTTATTGTTTTGTTGAG TTTGACAATGCTCGAGATGCAGAAGATGCAATTCGGGGTAGGGATGGTTACAACTTTGATGGTTGTCGATTAAGG GTTGAGCTTGCCCATGGAGGTAGAGGGCCATCATCAAGTGATCGACGGGGGTATGGTGGCAGTGGTGGCGGAGGTGGTGCAGGAGGAGGTGGTGGTGGTGCTGGTGGGGGCCGATTTGGTGTCTCACGCCATTCTGAATTTCGAG TTATTGTTCGTGGACTCCCATCTTCTGCTTCCTGGCAAGATTTGAAG GATCATATGAGAAAAGCTGGTGATGTTTGTTTTGCTGAAGTTTCCCGTGATAGTGAAG GGACTTTTGGCCTTGTTGATTACACTAATTATGATGACATGAAATACGCT ATTCGGAAACTGGATGACACCGAGTTTAAAAATCCTTGGGCAAGATCATATATTCGG GTGAAGAAGTATGAGAGCAGTCGTTCCAGGAGCCGCAGCAGAAGCCCCAGCAGGAGCAGAAGTCCAAAAAGGGCTAAAAG TAGATCTTTGGAGCGATCTGTGTCCAGGTCACGATCTATTTCTAGATCCAGATCAGCATCACCAATCAAGGCTTCAAG GCCACGATCACGATCACGTTCACCCTCCCGTTCAGTATCTCCAAGATCACCGCCCAAG
- the LOC127081319 gene encoding serine/arginine-rich splicing factor SR34A isoform X2: protein MSSRFSRTIYVGNLPSDVRESEIDDLFYKYGRIMEIELKVPPRPPCYCFVEFDNARDAEDAIRGRDGYNFDGCRLRVELAHGGRGPSSSDRRGYGGSGGGGGAGGGGGGAGGGRFGVSRHSEFRVIVRGLPSSASWQDLKDHMRKAGDVCFAEVSRDSEGTFGLVDYTNYDDMKYAIRKLDDTEFKNPWARSYIRVKKYESSRSRSRSRSPSRSRSPKRAKRSLERSVSRSRSISRSRSASPIKASRPRSRSRSPSRSVSPRSPPKVLSGDV from the exons ATGAGTAGTCGCTTTTCTCGCACAATCTATGTTGGGAACCTGCCCTCTGATGTAAGGGAATCAGAAATTGATGATCTATTTTACAAG TATGGCCGCATAATGGAAATTGAATTGAAAGTTCCTCCTCGCCCTCCATGTTATTGTTTTGTTGAG TTTGACAATGCTCGAGATGCAGAAGATGCAATTCGGGGTAGGGATGGTTACAACTTTGATGGTTGTCGATTAAGG GTTGAGCTTGCCCATGGAGGTAGAGGGCCATCATCAAGTGATCGACGGGGGTATGGTGGCAGTGGTGGCGGAGGTGGTGCAGGAGGAGGTGGTGGTGGTGCTGGTGGGGGCCGATTTGGTGTCTCACGCCATTCTGAATTTCGAG TTATTGTTCGTGGACTCCCATCTTCTGCTTCCTGGCAAGATTTGAAG GATCATATGAGAAAAGCTGGTGATGTTTGTTTTGCTGAAGTTTCCCGTGATAGTGAAG GGACTTTTGGCCTTGTTGATTACACTAATTATGATGACATGAAATACGCT ATTCGGAAACTGGATGACACCGAGTTTAAAAATCCTTGGGCAAGATCATATATTCGG GTGAAGAAGTATGAGAGCAGTCGTTCCAGGAGCCGCAGCAGAAGCCCCAGCAGGAGCAGAAGTCCAAAAAGGGCTAAAAG ATCTTTGGAGCGATCTGTGTCCAGGTCACGATCTATTTCTAGATCCAGATCAGCATCACCAATCAAGGCTTCAAG GCCACGATCACGATCACGTTCACCCTCCCGTTCAGTATCTCCAAGATCACCGCCCAAG